One Mycolicibacterium goodii genomic region harbors:
- the car gene encoding carboxylic acid reductase: protein MQDRLNRRIAHLYATDPQFAAALPDADTVATIRTRELRLNEFFETVVAAYGDRPALGTRARASDPENDIGTCPAPRFRTLSFRETWARVSAVATALRRGDEPPLQPGDVVVIIGFSSADHVVVELACAYLGLVALPLAHNATAAQLRPIIDEVEPRVVAVGAGHIRLAVDATIDAPSVRQVVVFDGGDDDAGQEVAALGYVHRTVRFHTLDGLAETGCRVPAEQPYMGGSPQRLAMILYTSGSTGAPKGAMYTEAMVTKLWCSGLVPVEVPVFNLNFQPLNHGAGRLPLIAAFQAGGTSYFVAEPDLSTLFEDWASVRPTQLPLVPRVVDMLYQRYRASVDRASTCGSSLCAAEAAAAAELRDDVLGGRVLNAFVGTAPLGEPMKRFLDTVLDIHVIDAYGTSEAGVIAKDGVIMRPPVLDYKIIDVPELGYRRSDKPFPRGELAVRTASATPGYFKRPDLTSMIFDSEGYCRTGDVVAEIAPDHISIIDRRNNVIKLSQGEFVAIERLETLYATAPLVRQIFLHGNGDRPRLLAVVVPTGEAIAAARDPGGLKRVLLESLQRTAEEHGLRSFEIPVDIIVENTPFSADDGLLSSGGKLLRPRLIERFGERLEQMFDDLVVAQVTAIRQLRTVAAAGRTVEAVVHAARVVLGADQVDSDVPFVALGGDSLSALTFSDVLRQMYGFEVPVSMIISPAGDLSQLADFIDGRRGSGARVSTGAVHGEDVTELRAADLKLDKFIDRQALVDAVSLPRPTGVPNTVLVTGANGWLGRFLTLELLRRAARRGGTVIAMARARTADAARARLIQAFDRGDDDLMREFTTLAADHLDVVAGDVTAPLLGLHPVVWSRLTRTVDSIVHTAALVNHLLPYGELFGPNVAGTAEVIRMAITNKLKSVSYVSSMAIIGEGEPSMLNEAGDIRSLNPVRINTADGPGTYALGYANSKWAGEILLREAHDLCKLPVAVFRSDMVMAHRRFSGQINRDDLVTRLILSLVVTGIAPRSFYDKTCVNARFDGLPVDFVARAIAAISQDGAAGFRTFNVSSPHDDGVSLDVFIDWLEAAGHAITRVDDHDEWLRRFEDALKALPTDLRNRSVLPLIDAYRRPIRSTRGIARAFQQAAREHGVGEIPRLSSTLIDKYVADLSIAVGVKVRSASLCPSQSSSSDSTSSGVTSRVAIPPSRP, encoded by the coding sequence ATGCAAGACCGTCTGAACCGGCGCATCGCGCACTTGTATGCGACGGACCCGCAGTTCGCCGCCGCACTTCCCGATGCGGATACAGTCGCGACAATCCGCACCAGAGAACTTCGCCTCAACGAGTTCTTCGAGACCGTGGTCGCCGCGTATGGGGACCGGCCGGCGCTCGGCACGCGCGCACGTGCGTCCGATCCGGAGAACGACATCGGCACCTGTCCGGCGCCGCGGTTTCGAACGTTGAGTTTCCGTGAGACATGGGCGCGTGTCAGCGCCGTCGCCACAGCGCTGCGACGTGGTGACGAGCCTCCCCTCCAACCCGGTGACGTAGTCGTGATCATCGGGTTCTCCAGCGCGGATCATGTCGTTGTCGAACTCGCCTGCGCCTATCTGGGACTCGTCGCTCTACCCCTGGCCCACAACGCGACCGCGGCTCAATTGCGTCCGATCATCGATGAGGTCGAGCCACGTGTGGTGGCTGTGGGTGCCGGTCATATCAGGCTCGCGGTCGACGCCACAATTGACGCCCCATCGGTGCGTCAGGTGGTCGTGTTCGACGGTGGCGACGATGATGCGGGCCAAGAAGTGGCCGCGCTCGGCTACGTGCACCGTACGGTCCGGTTCCACACGCTGGATGGCCTCGCCGAGACGGGTTGCCGCGTGCCGGCAGAACAGCCTTACATGGGCGGATCGCCACAGCGGCTCGCGATGATCCTCTACACCTCTGGGAGCACAGGTGCGCCGAAAGGCGCGATGTACACCGAGGCCATGGTGACCAAGTTGTGGTGTTCCGGGCTGGTGCCTGTGGAAGTACCGGTGTTCAACCTCAACTTCCAGCCGTTGAACCACGGTGCCGGAAGGTTGCCGCTCATCGCAGCATTCCAAGCCGGAGGGACCAGCTATTTCGTGGCCGAACCCGATCTGTCGACGCTGTTCGAAGACTGGGCGTCGGTGCGGCCGACACAACTGCCGCTGGTTCCGCGGGTGGTCGACATGTTATATCAGCGCTACCGCGCGAGCGTCGACCGCGCATCGACCTGCGGCAGCTCACTTTGTGCGGCGGAAGCGGCTGCCGCCGCGGAATTGCGGGACGATGTCCTGGGCGGCCGCGTGTTGAACGCCTTCGTGGGCACGGCGCCGCTCGGTGAACCGATGAAACGATTCCTGGACACGGTGCTGGACATCCACGTCATCGACGCGTACGGCACGAGCGAAGCCGGAGTGATCGCGAAAGACGGCGTCATCATGCGTCCACCGGTGCTCGACTACAAGATCATCGACGTTCCAGAGCTGGGCTACCGTCGCAGCGACAAACCCTTTCCGCGTGGGGAATTGGCGGTCCGAACCGCCTCGGCCACGCCGGGCTACTTCAAGCGTCCGGACCTAACGTCCATGATCTTCGACAGTGAGGGATATTGCCGTACCGGTGACGTGGTCGCCGAGATCGCACCGGACCACATCTCGATCATCGACCGGCGGAATAACGTCATCAAACTTTCGCAGGGTGAGTTCGTCGCGATCGAACGACTGGAGACGCTCTACGCCACAGCACCACTGGTACGCCAGATCTTCCTCCACGGCAATGGTGACCGACCGCGGCTGTTGGCGGTTGTCGTCCCCACCGGGGAGGCAATTGCTGCGGCACGCGACCCGGGGGGACTCAAGCGCGTGCTCCTCGAGTCACTTCAGCGGACCGCCGAAGAGCACGGTCTGCGGTCCTTCGAGATACCTGTCGACATTATCGTCGAGAACACGCCGTTCAGCGCCGACGACGGTCTGCTGTCCAGCGGCGGAAAGTTGTTGCGGCCGAGGTTGATCGAGCGATTCGGCGAACGTCTGGAGCAGATGTTCGACGATCTGGTCGTGGCACAGGTCACGGCGATCCGGCAGCTACGAACCGTGGCGGCCGCCGGGCGAACCGTTGAGGCGGTCGTTCATGCGGCCCGAGTGGTGCTGGGGGCCGACCAGGTCGATTCGGACGTCCCGTTCGTCGCGCTCGGTGGTGACTCGCTGTCGGCGCTGACGTTCTCCGATGTCCTGCGGCAGATGTACGGTTTCGAAGTGCCGGTGAGCATGATCATCAGCCCCGCCGGTGACCTGTCACAGCTCGCAGATTTCATCGACGGGCGACGAGGAAGCGGCGCCCGTGTGTCGACCGGAGCGGTTCACGGCGAGGACGTCACCGAACTTCGAGCCGCAGACCTCAAGCTGGACAAGTTCATCGACCGCCAGGCCCTTGTCGACGCAGTGTCGTTGCCGCGGCCCACGGGCGTGCCGAATACCGTTCTGGTCACCGGGGCGAACGGTTGGTTGGGGCGGTTCCTTACCTTGGAGCTGCTGCGCCGCGCCGCACGGCGCGGAGGCACGGTGATCGCGATGGCACGTGCCCGTACCGCCGACGCCGCACGGGCACGATTGATCCAGGCCTTCGACCGCGGTGACGACGACCTGATGCGGGAATTCACGACGCTCGCCGCCGACCATCTCGACGTCGTCGCGGGTGATGTGACCGCGCCGCTTCTCGGCCTTCATCCGGTGGTCTGGTCGCGACTGACGCGCACCGTGGATTCCATCGTGCATACCGCGGCGTTGGTGAACCATCTTCTGCCCTACGGAGAGTTGTTCGGTCCCAATGTCGCCGGGACCGCTGAGGTGATCCGGATGGCCATCACCAACAAACTCAAGTCGGTGTCCTATGTGTCGTCCATGGCCATCATCGGTGAGGGTGAGCCGTCAATGCTGAACGAGGCCGGTGATATCAGGTCGCTGAACCCGGTGCGCATCAACACTGCCGACGGCCCGGGCACGTACGCACTTGGTTACGCGAACAGCAAGTGGGCCGGAGAGATCCTGCTGCGCGAGGCGCACGACCTCTGCAAGTTGCCGGTCGCGGTGTTCCGCTCCGACATGGTTATGGCGCACCGTCGGTTTTCTGGCCAGATCAACCGGGATGATCTCGTCACCAGACTGATCCTCAGTCTGGTGGTGACCGGCATCGCACCACGATCGTTCTATGACAAGACCTGCGTCAACGCGCGTTTCGACGGTCTGCCCGTCGACTTCGTGGCGCGTGCCATCGCCGCGATCAGTCAGGACGGCGCTGCTGGTTTCCGTACGTTCAATGTGTCGAGTCCGCACGACGACGGGGTCTCGCTGGACGTCTTCATCGACTGGCTGGAGGCGGCGGGGCACGCGATCACCCGGGTGGACGATCATGACGAGTGGTTGAGGCGATTCGAGGACGCGTTGAAAGCACTGCCCACCGACCTACGCAACCGGTCTGTCCTTCCGCTCATCGACGCCTATCGGCGGCCGATCCGGTCAACTCGTGGTATCGCCCGAGCATTTCAGCAAGCGGCACGCGAGCACGGAGTCGGCGAGATTCCGCGTCTGTCATCGACTCTCATCGACAAGTACGTCGCGGACCTCAGCATCGCCGTCGGGGTGAAAGTTCGGTCCGCCTCTTTATGTCCGTCTCAGTCCTCGTCGTCGGATTCGACGAGTTCGGGAGTGACCTCACGGGTGGCCATACCGCCCTCACGGCCGTGA
- a CDS encoding transporter substrate-binding domain-containing protein, with amino-acid sequence MSSYRRMRGWGTLGIVAHSDLLCPQVGFSASVQRPFSLVCEPGRVRLGGPAVVVAALLTSAAVLAGCRTAPDPAPNALHHIRESKTLRVCSTGDYRPFTYRDPQGAWSGMDIELADDVARRLDVKAEMVQTSWANLVDDLNARCDIAMGGISITLERAQDAVYSKPYLRDGKAAIVRCADASRFRSLPDIDRPGVRVVVNPGGTNAEFAADNLKQATVIEHPDNNTIFGEISGGNADAMITDASEIRFQTAQDHTLCPVSIDQPFTFEQKAYLLPATATDTARWVDQWLNIAQHDGTYDRISQKWLGRVIGP; translated from the coding sequence ATGAGCTCGTACCGCCGCATGCGCGGCTGGGGCACCCTGGGCATCGTCGCACATTCCGATCTCCTGTGCCCACAGGTCGGATTCTCCGCCTCCGTACAGCGACCGTTCAGCCTGGTGTGCGAGCCTGGCCGAGTGCGCCTCGGAGGACCCGCCGTCGTCGTCGCCGCCCTGTTGACGTCCGCGGCAGTTCTGGCCGGCTGCCGGACCGCGCCGGATCCGGCCCCGAACGCACTGCACCACATCCGGGAGTCGAAGACCCTCAGGGTGTGCAGCACCGGTGACTATCGTCCGTTCACCTACCGCGATCCGCAGGGCGCCTGGAGCGGGATGGACATCGAACTCGCCGACGATGTCGCCCGTCGTCTCGACGTGAAGGCGGAGATGGTGCAGACGTCCTGGGCGAACCTGGTCGACGATCTCAATGCCCGGTGCGACATCGCGATGGGCGGCATCAGCATCACGCTGGAGCGCGCGCAGGACGCCGTGTACTCCAAGCCGTACCTGCGGGACGGCAAGGCCGCGATCGTCCGGTGCGCCGACGCGTCGCGGTTCCGTTCGCTGCCGGACATCGACCGACCCGGGGTACGGGTCGTGGTCAATCCGGGCGGCACCAACGCCGAGTTCGCGGCGGACAACCTGAAGCAGGCCACGGTCATCGAGCACCCGGACAACAACACCATCTTCGGCGAGATCAGCGGTGGGAACGCCGATGCGATGATCACCGACGCCAGCGAGATACGTTTCCAGACCGCCCAGGACCACACCCTGTGCCCAGTGTCCATCGATCAACCGTTCACGTTCGAGCAGAAGGCATACCTGCTTCCGGCCACGGCCACGGACACCGCCCGGTGGGTCGACCAATGGCTCAACATCGCCCAGCATGACGGCACCTACGACCGGATCAGCCAGAAGTGGCTCGGTCGAGTCATCGGGCCGTGA
- a CDS encoding L-serine ammonia-lyase produces the protein MTVSVFDLFSVGIGPSSSHTVGPMRAAARFSDDLDALGVLDAVTAIEIDLYGSLAATGAGHGTMPAILLGLEGFRPETIESDVKDRRIEQLRADGRVRVGGRVDVALTEGDIRLHPETVLPTHSNGMRLSAIGSDALPLHSETYFSVGGGFVVTEGADEPERNHRSEDADFTFSSAAELLALADKFDCPISSVMLAFESTNRSESDVRARLLHIRDVMFECMDRGIIRDGFLPGTLKVRRRAGDWYQRLLAEDPNRDPVYAEDWVNLVALAVNEENASGGRIVTAPTNGAAGIIPAVLYYALHYTPQGTADPDDTSVRFLLTAGAIGSLYKERASISGAEVGCQGEVGSAASMAAAGLAEILGGTSAQVENAAEIAMEHSLGLTCDPIGGLVQIPCIERNAISAGKAINAARMALRGDGTHRVSLDQVIETMRSTGRDMSAKYKETSTGGLATAVPVNIVEC, from the coding sequence ATGACTGTCAGCGTGTTCGACCTGTTCAGCGTGGGCATCGGCCCCTCGAGTTCACATACGGTGGGCCCCATGCGTGCGGCGGCCCGGTTCAGCGACGACCTCGACGCACTTGGCGTTCTCGACGCGGTGACCGCGATCGAGATCGACCTGTACGGGTCGCTCGCTGCGACCGGCGCAGGCCACGGGACCATGCCGGCAATCCTGTTGGGTCTGGAAGGCTTTCGACCTGAGACGATCGAATCCGACGTCAAGGACCGCCGCATCGAGCAGCTGCGCGCCGACGGTCGTGTCCGCGTGGGTGGCCGTGTCGATGTCGCGCTGACCGAAGGCGACATCCGGCTACATCCTGAAACCGTGCTACCCACCCACTCCAACGGCATGCGGCTGTCCGCCATCGGATCCGATGCGCTTCCGCTGCATTCAGAGACCTATTTCTCGGTCGGCGGCGGCTTCGTCGTCACCGAAGGCGCCGACGAACCCGAGCGAAACCACCGATCCGAAGACGCGGATTTCACCTTCAGCTCCGCCGCGGAATTGCTGGCGCTCGCCGACAAATTCGACTGCCCGATCAGTTCTGTCATGCTCGCATTCGAATCCACCAACCGCAGCGAAAGCGACGTCAGGGCACGCCTGCTCCATATTCGTGACGTGATGTTCGAGTGCATGGATCGCGGTATCATCCGCGACGGCTTTCTTCCGGGCACGTTGAAGGTGCGACGGCGTGCGGGCGATTGGTATCAGCGACTCCTCGCCGAAGATCCCAACCGCGATCCCGTGTACGCCGAAGACTGGGTGAACCTGGTCGCATTGGCGGTCAACGAGGAGAACGCATCCGGTGGACGAATCGTCACCGCGCCCACCAACGGCGCCGCCGGAATCATCCCGGCGGTTCTGTACTACGCGCTGCACTACACACCGCAGGGCACCGCGGATCCCGACGACACCAGCGTCCGCTTCCTGCTGACGGCGGGCGCGATCGGATCGCTGTACAAAGAACGGGCGTCGATCTCCGGCGCCGAGGTGGGTTGTCAGGGAGAAGTCGGCTCAGCCGCGTCCATGGCGGCCGCCGGACTCGCCGAAATCCTCGGCGGCACTTCGGCGCAGGTGGAGAACGCCGCCGAGATCGCGATGGAGCACAGCCTCGGCCTCACCTGCGATCCGATCGGCGGCCTGGTGCAGATCCCGTGCATCGAACGCAACGCCATCTCGGCAGGCAAAGCGATCAACGCAGCGCGAATGGCGCTGCGGGGCGACGGGACTCACCGAGTGAGTCTCGACCAGGTGATCGAGACGATGCGCAGCACCGGGCGCGACATGAGTGCCAAGTACAAGGAGACGTCGACCGGTGGTCTGGCCACGGCCGTGCCCGTGAACATCGTTGAGTGCTGA
- a CDS encoding alpha/beta hydrolase-fold protein: protein MVRTHTVAAGETLSGLALRFYGDADLYPLIATASGIADPGVIAVGQKLIFPDFTRHTVAPGETLSGLSARFYGDANLGPLIGAASGVGVTAEVEAGQRLVIPDVTRYSVAPGDTLSALALRFYGDSAFYPLIAAVNGIPNPNAIEVGRVLLVFAGRSDGFGLRIVDRNESDPRLWYYRFQTAAIGWNPGINVLLPDDYRTSGRTYPVLYLLHGGGDQDFRTFDFLGVRNWTAGKPIIVVMPDGGHAGWYSNPVASFVGPRNWETFHIAQLLPWIEANFRTYAEYDGRAVAGFSMGGFGALKYAAKYYGHFASVSSHSGPASLRRDFGLVVHWANLTSAVLDLGGGTVYGAPLWDQARVSADNPVERIESYRNKRVFLVAGTSPDPLNWFDSVNETQVLAGQREFRERLRAVGIPHEAHEVPGGHIFRPELFLRDLDGIIARLRPAAIVEV, encoded by the coding sequence ATGGTCAGGACGCACACGGTGGCCGCGGGGGAGACCTTGTCCGGCTTGGCATTGCGGTTCTACGGCGACGCCGATCTGTATCCGCTGATCGCGACGGCCAGTGGGATCGCTGATCCGGGTGTCATCGCGGTCGGGCAGAAGCTGATCTTCCCGGACTTCACGCGGCACACCGTGGCACCGGGGGAGACGTTGTCCGGCTTGTCGGCGCGGTTCTATGGTGACGCCAATCTGGGGCCGTTGATCGGTGCCGCGAGCGGTGTCGGCGTCACCGCCGAGGTCGAGGCGGGGCAACGCCTCGTCATCCCGGACGTCACACGGTATTCGGTGGCGCCCGGGGACACGCTGTCGGCTCTGGCGCTGCGGTTCTACGGTGATTCGGCGTTCTATCCTCTGATCGCCGCCGTGAACGGCATCCCGAATCCGAACGCCATCGAGGTCGGGCGGGTGCTGCTGGTGTTCGCCGGGCGAAGCGACGGGTTCGGTCTGCGCATCGTCGACCGTAACGAGAGCGACCCTCGCTTGTGGTACTACCGGTTCCAGACCGCGGCGATCGGCTGGAACCCCGGTATCAATGTGCTGCTGCCCGATGACTACCGGACGAGCGGGCGGACCTATCCTGTGCTCTATCTCCTGCACGGAGGCGGTGACCAGGACTTCCGCACGTTCGACTTCCTCGGCGTCCGCAACTGGACCGCAGGCAAACCCATCATCGTGGTCATGCCCGACGGCGGGCACGCCGGCTGGTACTCCAATCCGGTTGCCTCCTTTGTCGGCCCACGCAACTGGGAGACCTTCCACATCGCCCAGTTGTTGCCCTGGATCGAGGCCAACTTCCGCACATACGCCGAATACGACGGTCGCGCGGTCGCCGGATTCTCGATGGGCGGGTTTGGTGCGCTGAAGTATGCCGCGAAGTACTACGGTCACTTCGCCTCCGTGAGCAGCCATTCCGGGCCTGCCAGCCTGAGACGCGATTTCGGTCTGGTGGTCCACTGGGCGAATCTGACCTCGGCAGTGCTGGACCTGGGTGGCGGAACCGTCTACGGCGCACCGCTGTGGGACCAGGCGAGGGTCAGCGCGGACAATCCGGTGGAGCGGATCGAGAGTTACCGCAACAAAAGAGTGTTCCTGGTGGCGGGAACCAGCCCGGATCCCCTCAACTGGTTCGACAGTGTCAATGAGACGCAGGTGCTCGCCGGTCAGCGTGAGTTCCGCGAACGCCTACGGGCCGTGGGTATTCCGCATGAGGCCCATGAGGTACCCGGTGGCCACATCTTCCGGCCGGAGTTGTTCCTGCGGGATCTCGACGGGATCATCGCCCGCCTTCGCCCCGCTGCGATCGTCGAGGTGTGA
- a CDS encoding zeta toxin family protein, translating to MKRLDLVVGSNGAGKSTFVELTLAPLLPGSSFVNADEIAKRRWPDAPAQHAYEAARIAADTRHKLIELGESFIAETVFSHPSKLELVDTAQAAGYTVVLHAVMIPEDLAVLRVQHRVRAGGHHVPEDKIRERYQRLWPLVATAATHADIATFYDNSAVEGPRMVAQLTGGFVVGSATWPAWTPRVLRSRWAD from the coding sequence GTGAAGCGTCTCGATCTCGTTGTCGGATCCAACGGTGCTGGCAAGAGCACGTTCGTCGAGCTCACGCTGGCGCCTCTACTGCCGGGCAGTTCGTTCGTCAACGCCGATGAGATCGCCAAACGCCGATGGCCGGATGCCCCGGCCCAACACGCCTACGAGGCGGCGCGCATCGCCGCCGATACCCGTCACAAGCTGATCGAACTCGGCGAATCGTTCATCGCCGAAACGGTGTTCTCGCATCCTTCGAAGCTGGAACTCGTCGACACCGCGCAGGCGGCCGGCTACACCGTCGTGCTACACGCGGTGATGATCCCCGAGGATCTGGCCGTACTGCGCGTACAGCACCGGGTTCGAGCCGGTGGCCACCACGTGCCCGAAGACAAGATCCGCGAACGGTACCAGCGACTTTGGCCACTCGTCGCGACGGCCGCGACGCATGCCGACATCGCGACGTTCTATGACAACAGCGCGGTCGAAGGCCCCCGCATGGTTGCTCAACTCACCGGCGGCTTCGTCGTCGGCTCTGCGACATGGCCGGCGTGGACACCGCGTGTACTGCGGTCACGGTGGGCCGATTAG
- a CDS encoding TA system antitoxin ParD family protein, protein MTETADRVTRFAADLVDSAAAEGARQSRSAKQQLDHWARVGRAVSSQHTAARRRVEAALAGDLALRDLTSEEGVVFNAEISAAIEEGLAHTDYGKVLAARGVTTVALDDSGEIVRYEPDGTTTALTSKLR, encoded by the coding sequence ATGACCGAGACCGCAGACCGCGTCACTCGCTTCGCCGCGGACCTGGTGGACAGCGCTGCCGCAGAAGGCGCACGGCAGAGCCGATCGGCAAAACAGCAGCTCGACCATTGGGCGCGGGTGGGGCGCGCGGTGTCGAGCCAGCACACCGCTGCCCGCCGTCGGGTCGAGGCCGCGCTGGCCGGTGACCTCGCGCTGCGTGATCTGACATCGGAAGAAGGCGTGGTGTTCAACGCCGAGATCTCCGCCGCGATCGAGGAAGGTCTGGCCCACACCGATTACGGCAAAGTCCTGGCAGCACGCGGTGTCACCACCGTCGCCCTCGATGACAGCGGCGAGATCGTGCGGTACGAGCCCGACGGCACCACGACCGCGCTCACCTCCAAGCTGCGGTGA
- a CDS encoding FKBP-type peptidyl-prolyl cis-trans isomerase yields the protein MSSSVAIAACAASLAITLTACGSDTDSASPSTSAAGPSAVTELVTSTSTETAAPAASTCPTAAPQGGTTPEWTLSGATGSIEVTGSTEGAAPVVNVNGPFSVTETQVKTLQPGDGPVVADTATVLVCYMGVNGRDGTVFDSSYERGAPVDFPLNGVVPGFRKAIGGQTVGSTVAVAMASEDGYPNGQPAAGIQPGDSLIFAIKILDAAN from the coding sequence GTGTCTTCCTCCGTCGCCATCGCGGCCTGCGCCGCGTCGCTCGCCATCACCCTCACCGCTTGCGGCTCCGATACGGACAGTGCTTCGCCGAGCACGTCAGCGGCGGGCCCGTCGGCCGTGACCGAGCTCGTCACCTCCACCTCGACCGAGACCGCGGCGCCCGCAGCGAGCACGTGCCCGACGGCCGCGCCGCAAGGTGGCACCACTCCGGAGTGGACGCTGTCGGGAGCCACCGGCAGCATCGAGGTCACCGGGTCCACCGAAGGCGCGGCACCCGTGGTCAACGTCAACGGGCCGTTCAGCGTGACCGAGACCCAGGTGAAGACGCTGCAGCCCGGGGATGGACCCGTGGTCGCAGACACGGCCACCGTTCTCGTCTGCTACATGGGAGTCAACGGCCGTGACGGCACCGTGTTCGACAGCAGCTATGAGCGCGGCGCGCCGGTCGACTTCCCCCTCAACGGCGTGGTGCCCGGGTTCCGGAAGGCCATCGGGGGTCAGACGGTCGGATCCACCGTGGCGGTCGCCATGGCCTCCGAGGACGGTTATCCCAATGGTCAGCCGGCTGCCGGTATCCAGCCGGGTGACTCGCTGATCTTCGCCATAAAGATTCTCGACGCCGCGAACTGA